The following coding sequences are from one Eucalyptus grandis isolate ANBG69807.140 chromosome 11, ASM1654582v1, whole genome shotgun sequence window:
- the LOC104441247 gene encoding putative E3 ubiquitin-protein ligase LIN isoform X2, whose translation MTQDDEPKQLPGYFCRGRKSLEFAEQKPVRCNRRRNSSLALVSERAASMSERLNANKSLESEIRDEPAIDTVAIKAVISILSGYAGRYVKDESFRISIREKCGSCLARKKRNADDEILKSMEMGIDSIEKLVDDSGIKRKERRMKSLRNSIGLLNVVASLNSKKMKNGSTCGITNSYLSACAQLYLSISYKLEKNDRISARHLLQVFCDSPFLARTHLLPDLWEHLFLPHLLHLRVWYTREVEFLSSSDDVEDERKLKCLSKLYNDQLDMGTARFALYYKQWLKVGVEAPSVPDVPLPLKQSHEFSRNVKPQRTHSHRLTRRQSLDSYTTHSSISGNLYQAVFGCQLDRRSMDLECGSRKFGSVDEGNLCSSEENCSSTRIIHDETLRISSRNYCENQKVDLWPKTQKPNYFSLLNCQSVPIQCLVSGNGISSNSQNIPEEIDPDVSDDLGKAISRLCCSNILSECETAIHVITKAWLSSHGGHTIEASVSKAPVIEGMLKVSFASQDDKVLELVISLITEIVVRNGKISQIVLSSDPQLKIFIRLLKRSSVFLKAAILLYHLKPKAKQMISPEWVLLILRVLEFGDQLQTLFTVCCAPRVAAFYMLNQLVFGFDEDKNLENARYMVSLGGLNLLIKRIDVGEFQERTNAAVLTSCCIQADGTCRNYVAENINKASLLELIVLEYQKKSTHALNLLIEFLCLSRRSEINKFLCGVKSRWGGLNAMQVLLIYLQRASLEKRPLFAIILLQLDLLGDCGMCSLYREEALEAIIAALDCQLVSENIQEQVARSLLMLGGHFLSTGEPVTEQWLLQKLGFPEDPDMALHSENTVLGTTTPRDDEEEETENWLRKTALVLLRNGRFLTALSVAIENGIPVLVRAGIVTVSWLSRFLHLVEDGDLQLEACSILMPQMLKSLNFDRALEERVLASSSLLNLIKSSGRLSTLSVLNEELMSLLCNLSQVTWTADELLCFISTHSVSPCLRA comes from the exons ATGACCCAAGACGACGAGCCAAAACAGTTGCCTGGGTACTTCTGCCGCGGTCGGAAAAGCCTTGAGTTTGCGGAGCAGAAACCCGTCAGGTGTAATAGGCGGAGGAATAGTTCATTGGCTTTGGTGTCGGAAAGGGCCGCTTCTATGTCAGAGAGGTTGAATGCTAATAAATCGCTGGAATCAGAGATAAGAGATGAGCCTGCCATTGATACGGTGGCTATCAAAGCAGTGATCTCAATACTAAGTGGCTATGCCGGTCGGTATGTGAAGGATGAGAGCTTCAGGATTAGCATTCGTGAGAAATGCGGTTCTTGCTTGGCACGGAAGAAAAGGAATGCCGACGATGAGATCCTAAAGAGCATGGAAATGGGTATCGATAGCATTGAAAAATTGGTGGATGATTCAGGTATAAAAAGAAAGGAGCGGAGGATGAAGTCCCTGAGAAACTCCATCGGGCTTCTGAATGTTGTCGCATCTTTGAATtcgaagaaaatgaagaacgGTTCCACTTGTGGGATAACCAATTCATATCTGTCAGCTTGCGCTCAATTGTACCTCTCCATTAGCTACAAGTTAGAGAAGAATGATAGAATCTCAGCTAGGCACTTGCTTCAGGTTTTCTGTGATTCACCGTTTCTTGCTAGGACTCACTTGCTTCCTGACTTGTGGGagcatctctttcttcctcaCCTTCTTCACCTCAGGGTTTGGTACACTAGGGAAGTCGAATTCCTTTCAAGCTCGGACGATGTTGAGGATGAGAGGAAATTGAAATGCTTAAGCAAGTTGTACAATGACCAACTGGATATGGGCACTGCTCGGTTTGCCCTGTATTACAAACAGTGGCTTAAAGTAGGGGTCGAGGCTCCTTCAGTTCCAGACGTGCCTTTGCCATTAAAACAGAGCCATGAATTTTCAAGGAACGTGAAACCACAAAGAACGCATAGCCACAGATTGACTCGAAGGCAATCGCTGGATTCATATACTACACATTCCTCAATTAGTGGAAATCT ATACCAGGCGGTTTTTGGTTGCCAACTGGATCGACGATCTATGGACCTTGAGTGTGGAAGTAGAAAATTTGGTTCGGTTGATGAAGGGAATCTGTGTAGTAGTGAAGAAAATTGTAGCAGCACCAGAATCATTCAT GACGAAACTCTTCGAATATCATCGAGAAACTACTGTGAGAATCAGAAAGTTGATTTGTGGCCTAAGACGCAGAAACCAAACTACTTTTCATTGCTCAACTGCCAAAGTGTTCCCATCCAGTGCCTGGTTAGCGGAAATGGCATCTCCAGCAATAGCCAGAACATACCAGAAGAAATTGATCCTGATGTCTCAGATGATCTGGGTAAAGCCATCTCCAGATTATGTTGCTCGAATATTCTAAGTGAATGTGAAACTGCTATCCATGTCATAACAAAAGCCTGGTTGAGCTCGCATGGTGGTCACACCATTGAAGCATCAGTATCGAAAGCCCCGGTCATTGAGGGGATGCTTAAAGTTTCATTTGCATCACAAGACGACAAAGTTCTTGAGCTAGTGATCTCATTGATAACAGAAATAGTCGTACGAAATGGGAAGATCAGCCAGATAGTTTTGAGCTCTGACCCACAGCTCAAAATCTTCATAAGGCTTTTGAAACGTTCAAGTGTATTCCTAAAAGCTGCCATTCTGCTTTATCACTTGAAACCGAAGGCAAAACAGATGATATCCCCTGAGTGGGTCCTGCTCATCCTTCGAGTCCTCGAGTTTGGTGACCAACTGCAGACCCTTTTCACCGTATGCTGTGCTCCTAGAGTAGCGGCCTTCTATATGCTAAATCAACTTGTTTTCGGTTTTGACGAGGACAAAAACTTGGAAAATGCAAGATATATGGTCTCACTTGGGGGATTAAATCTTCTTATAAAGCGGATTGATGTAGGAGAATTTCAAGAGAGGACAAATGCTGCAGTTCTCACATCTTGTTGCATCCAAGCTGATGGGACATGTCGAAATTATGTCGCTGAAAATATAAACAAGGCTTCTCTGCTTGAACTGATTGTACTTGAATACCAAAAGAAATCTACTCACGCTTTAAATTTACTAATTGAGTTTCTCTGCCTTAGCAG AAGGTCAGAAATAAACAAGTTCCTGTGTGGAGTAAAAAGTAGATGGGGTGGGCTGAATGCTATGCAAGTCTTGCTGATCTACCTCCAAAGAGCTTCATTGGAAAAACGCCCGCTGTTTGCCATAATTTTACTGCAGCTTGATCTTCTG GGAGACTGTGGGATGTGCAGTTTATACAGAGAAGAAGCGCTCGAGGCGATCATAGCCGCTTTGGATTGTCAATTAGTCAGTGAAAATATCCAAGAACAAGTGGCGAGAAGTCTCCTGATGCTTGGAGGCCATTTTCTTTCGACAGGAGAGCCGGTGACTGAACAATGGCTTCTGCAGAAGTTGGGTTTTCCAGAAGATCCAGACATGGCACTCCACAGTGAAAATACAGTTCTTGGTACTACAACGCCCAGG GATGACGAAGAAGAGGAAACTGAAAACTGGCTAAGGAAAACAGCTCTTGTCTTGCTCAGAAATGGCAGATTCTTGACTGCCCTTTCAGTTGCAATCGAAAATGGTATCCCTGTATTGGTGAGAGCTGGCATCGTCACTGTCTCATGGCTGAGCCGGTTTCTCCATTTGGTCGAGGATGGAGATCTACAGTTGGAGGCGTGCTCAATTTTAATGCCACAGATGCTAAAGTCATTGAACTTTGATAGAGCACTGGAGGAGAGAGTCTTGGCATCATCTTCACTTCTAAATCTCATCAAGAGTTCAG GTCGTTTATCGACGCTCTCTGTGCTGAATGAGGAATTGATGAGCCTTCTGTGCAACCTCTCCCAAGTGACATGGACGGCTGATGAGCTCTTGTGCTTTATCTCCACCCACTCAGTGTCCCCATGCCTGCGAGCTTGA
- the LOC104441247 gene encoding putative E3 ubiquitin-protein ligase LIN isoform X1: MASLQELLAEEGFEDGQLSSTTPVKFLDMTQDDEPKQLPGYFCRGRKSLEFAEQKPVRCNRRRNSSLALVSERAASMSERLNANKSLESEIRDEPAIDTVAIKAVISILSGYAGRYVKDESFRISIREKCGSCLARKKRNADDEILKSMEMGIDSIEKLVDDSGIKRKERRMKSLRNSIGLLNVVASLNSKKMKNGSTCGITNSYLSACAQLYLSISYKLEKNDRISARHLLQVFCDSPFLARTHLLPDLWEHLFLPHLLHLRVWYTREVEFLSSSDDVEDERKLKCLSKLYNDQLDMGTARFALYYKQWLKVGVEAPSVPDVPLPLKQSHEFSRNVKPQRTHSHRLTRRQSLDSYTTHSSISGNLYQAVFGCQLDRRSMDLECGSRKFGSVDEGNLCSSEENCSSTRIIHDETLRISSRNYCENQKVDLWPKTQKPNYFSLLNCQSVPIQCLVSGNGISSNSQNIPEEIDPDVSDDLGKAISRLCCSNILSECETAIHVITKAWLSSHGGHTIEASVSKAPVIEGMLKVSFASQDDKVLELVISLITEIVVRNGKISQIVLSSDPQLKIFIRLLKRSSVFLKAAILLYHLKPKAKQMISPEWVLLILRVLEFGDQLQTLFTVCCAPRVAAFYMLNQLVFGFDEDKNLENARYMVSLGGLNLLIKRIDVGEFQERTNAAVLTSCCIQADGTCRNYVAENINKASLLELIVLEYQKKSTHALNLLIEFLCLSRRSEINKFLCGVKSRWGGLNAMQVLLIYLQRASLEKRPLFAIILLQLDLLGDCGMCSLYREEALEAIIAALDCQLVSENIQEQVARSLLMLGGHFLSTGEPVTEQWLLQKLGFPEDPDMALHSENTVLGTTTPRDDEEEETENWLRKTALVLLRNGRFLTALSVAIENGIPVLVRAGIVTVSWLSRFLHLVEDGDLQLEACSILMPQMLKSLNFDRALEERVLASSSLLNLIKSSGRLSTLSVLNEELMSLLCNLSQVTWTADELLCFISTHSVSPCLRA; encoded by the exons ATGGCTTCTCTGCAGGAATTGCTGGCAGAAGAAGGATTCGAGGACGGACAGCTATCGTCGACCACCCCAGTGAAGTTCCTGGATATGACCCAAGACGACGAGCCAAAACAGTTGCCTGGGTACTTCTGCCGCGGTCGGAAAAGCCTTGAGTTTGCGGAGCAGAAACCCGTCAGGTGTAATAGGCGGAGGAATAGTTCATTGGCTTTGGTGTCGGAAAGGGCCGCTTCTATGTCAGAGAGGTTGAATGCTAATAAATCGCTGGAATCAGAGATAAGAGATGAGCCTGCCATTGATACGGTGGCTATCAAAGCAGTGATCTCAATACTAAGTGGCTATGCCGGTCGGTATGTGAAGGATGAGAGCTTCAGGATTAGCATTCGTGAGAAATGCGGTTCTTGCTTGGCACGGAAGAAAAGGAATGCCGACGATGAGATCCTAAAGAGCATGGAAATGGGTATCGATAGCATTGAAAAATTGGTGGATGATTCAGGTATAAAAAGAAAGGAGCGGAGGATGAAGTCCCTGAGAAACTCCATCGGGCTTCTGAATGTTGTCGCATCTTTGAATtcgaagaaaatgaagaacgGTTCCACTTGTGGGATAACCAATTCATATCTGTCAGCTTGCGCTCAATTGTACCTCTCCATTAGCTACAAGTTAGAGAAGAATGATAGAATCTCAGCTAGGCACTTGCTTCAGGTTTTCTGTGATTCACCGTTTCTTGCTAGGACTCACTTGCTTCCTGACTTGTGGGagcatctctttcttcctcaCCTTCTTCACCTCAGGGTTTGGTACACTAGGGAAGTCGAATTCCTTTCAAGCTCGGACGATGTTGAGGATGAGAGGAAATTGAAATGCTTAAGCAAGTTGTACAATGACCAACTGGATATGGGCACTGCTCGGTTTGCCCTGTATTACAAACAGTGGCTTAAAGTAGGGGTCGAGGCTCCTTCAGTTCCAGACGTGCCTTTGCCATTAAAACAGAGCCATGAATTTTCAAGGAACGTGAAACCACAAAGAACGCATAGCCACAGATTGACTCGAAGGCAATCGCTGGATTCATATACTACACATTCCTCAATTAGTGGAAATCT ATACCAGGCGGTTTTTGGTTGCCAACTGGATCGACGATCTATGGACCTTGAGTGTGGAAGTAGAAAATTTGGTTCGGTTGATGAAGGGAATCTGTGTAGTAGTGAAGAAAATTGTAGCAGCACCAGAATCATTCAT GACGAAACTCTTCGAATATCATCGAGAAACTACTGTGAGAATCAGAAAGTTGATTTGTGGCCTAAGACGCAGAAACCAAACTACTTTTCATTGCTCAACTGCCAAAGTGTTCCCATCCAGTGCCTGGTTAGCGGAAATGGCATCTCCAGCAATAGCCAGAACATACCAGAAGAAATTGATCCTGATGTCTCAGATGATCTGGGTAAAGCCATCTCCAGATTATGTTGCTCGAATATTCTAAGTGAATGTGAAACTGCTATCCATGTCATAACAAAAGCCTGGTTGAGCTCGCATGGTGGTCACACCATTGAAGCATCAGTATCGAAAGCCCCGGTCATTGAGGGGATGCTTAAAGTTTCATTTGCATCACAAGACGACAAAGTTCTTGAGCTAGTGATCTCATTGATAACAGAAATAGTCGTACGAAATGGGAAGATCAGCCAGATAGTTTTGAGCTCTGACCCACAGCTCAAAATCTTCATAAGGCTTTTGAAACGTTCAAGTGTATTCCTAAAAGCTGCCATTCTGCTTTATCACTTGAAACCGAAGGCAAAACAGATGATATCCCCTGAGTGGGTCCTGCTCATCCTTCGAGTCCTCGAGTTTGGTGACCAACTGCAGACCCTTTTCACCGTATGCTGTGCTCCTAGAGTAGCGGCCTTCTATATGCTAAATCAACTTGTTTTCGGTTTTGACGAGGACAAAAACTTGGAAAATGCAAGATATATGGTCTCACTTGGGGGATTAAATCTTCTTATAAAGCGGATTGATGTAGGAGAATTTCAAGAGAGGACAAATGCTGCAGTTCTCACATCTTGTTGCATCCAAGCTGATGGGACATGTCGAAATTATGTCGCTGAAAATATAAACAAGGCTTCTCTGCTTGAACTGATTGTACTTGAATACCAAAAGAAATCTACTCACGCTTTAAATTTACTAATTGAGTTTCTCTGCCTTAGCAG AAGGTCAGAAATAAACAAGTTCCTGTGTGGAGTAAAAAGTAGATGGGGTGGGCTGAATGCTATGCAAGTCTTGCTGATCTACCTCCAAAGAGCTTCATTGGAAAAACGCCCGCTGTTTGCCATAATTTTACTGCAGCTTGATCTTCTG GGAGACTGTGGGATGTGCAGTTTATACAGAGAAGAAGCGCTCGAGGCGATCATAGCCGCTTTGGATTGTCAATTAGTCAGTGAAAATATCCAAGAACAAGTGGCGAGAAGTCTCCTGATGCTTGGAGGCCATTTTCTTTCGACAGGAGAGCCGGTGACTGAACAATGGCTTCTGCAGAAGTTGGGTTTTCCAGAAGATCCAGACATGGCACTCCACAGTGAAAATACAGTTCTTGGTACTACAACGCCCAGG GATGACGAAGAAGAGGAAACTGAAAACTGGCTAAGGAAAACAGCTCTTGTCTTGCTCAGAAATGGCAGATTCTTGACTGCCCTTTCAGTTGCAATCGAAAATGGTATCCCTGTATTGGTGAGAGCTGGCATCGTCACTGTCTCATGGCTGAGCCGGTTTCTCCATTTGGTCGAGGATGGAGATCTACAGTTGGAGGCGTGCTCAATTTTAATGCCACAGATGCTAAAGTCATTGAACTTTGATAGAGCACTGGAGGAGAGAGTCTTGGCATCATCTTCACTTCTAAATCTCATCAAGAGTTCAG GTCGTTTATCGACGCTCTCTGTGCTGAATGAGGAATTGATGAGCCTTCTGTGCAACCTCTCCCAAGTGACATGGACGGCTGATGAGCTCTTGTGCTTTATCTCCACCCACTCAGTGTCCCCATGCCTGCGAGCTTGA
- the LOC104441247 gene encoding putative E3 ubiquitin-protein ligase LIN isoform X3, with translation MASLQELLAEEGFEDGQLSSTTPVKFLDMTQDDEPKQLPGYFCRGRKSLEFAEQKPVRCNRRRNSSLALVSERAASMSERLNANKSLESEIRDEPAIDTVAIKAVISILSGYAGRYVKDESFRISIREKCGSCLARKKRNADDEILKSMEMGIDSIEKLVDDSGIKRKERRMKSLRNSIGLLNVVASLNSKKMKNGSTCGITNSYLSACAQLYLSISYKLEKNDRISARHLLQVFCDSPFLARTHLLPDLWEHLFLPHLLHLRVWYTREVEFLSSSDDVEDERKLKCLSKLYNDQLDMGTARFALYYKQWLKVGVEAPSVPDVPLPLKQSHEFSRNVKPQRTHSHRLTRRQSLDSYTTHSSISGNLYQAVFGCQLDRRSMDLECGSRKFGSVDEGNLCSSEENCSSTRIIHDETLRISSRNYCENQKVDLWPKTQKPNYFSLLNCQSVPIQCLVSGNGISSNSQNIPEEIDPDVSDDLGKAISRLCCSNILSECETAIHVITKAWLSSHGGHTIEASVSKAPVIEGMLKVSFASQDDKVLELVISLITEIVVRNGKISQIVLSSDPQLKIFIRLLKRSSVFLKAAILLYHLKPKAKQMISPEWVLLILRVLEFGDQLQTLFTVCCAPRVAAFYMLNQLVFGFDEDKNLENARYMVSLGGLNLLIKRIDVGEFQERTNAAVLTSCCIQADGTCRNYVAENINKASLLELIVLEYQKKSTHALNLLIEFLCLSRRSEINKFLCGVKSRWGGLNAMQVLLIYLQRASLEKRPLFAIILLQLDLLFLAGRLWDVQFIQRRSARGDHSRFGLSISQ, from the exons ATGGCTTCTCTGCAGGAATTGCTGGCAGAAGAAGGATTCGAGGACGGACAGCTATCGTCGACCACCCCAGTGAAGTTCCTGGATATGACCCAAGACGACGAGCCAAAACAGTTGCCTGGGTACTTCTGCCGCGGTCGGAAAAGCCTTGAGTTTGCGGAGCAGAAACCCGTCAGGTGTAATAGGCGGAGGAATAGTTCATTGGCTTTGGTGTCGGAAAGGGCCGCTTCTATGTCAGAGAGGTTGAATGCTAATAAATCGCTGGAATCAGAGATAAGAGATGAGCCTGCCATTGATACGGTGGCTATCAAAGCAGTGATCTCAATACTAAGTGGCTATGCCGGTCGGTATGTGAAGGATGAGAGCTTCAGGATTAGCATTCGTGAGAAATGCGGTTCTTGCTTGGCACGGAAGAAAAGGAATGCCGACGATGAGATCCTAAAGAGCATGGAAATGGGTATCGATAGCATTGAAAAATTGGTGGATGATTCAGGTATAAAAAGAAAGGAGCGGAGGATGAAGTCCCTGAGAAACTCCATCGGGCTTCTGAATGTTGTCGCATCTTTGAATtcgaagaaaatgaagaacgGTTCCACTTGTGGGATAACCAATTCATATCTGTCAGCTTGCGCTCAATTGTACCTCTCCATTAGCTACAAGTTAGAGAAGAATGATAGAATCTCAGCTAGGCACTTGCTTCAGGTTTTCTGTGATTCACCGTTTCTTGCTAGGACTCACTTGCTTCCTGACTTGTGGGagcatctctttcttcctcaCCTTCTTCACCTCAGGGTTTGGTACACTAGGGAAGTCGAATTCCTTTCAAGCTCGGACGATGTTGAGGATGAGAGGAAATTGAAATGCTTAAGCAAGTTGTACAATGACCAACTGGATATGGGCACTGCTCGGTTTGCCCTGTATTACAAACAGTGGCTTAAAGTAGGGGTCGAGGCTCCTTCAGTTCCAGACGTGCCTTTGCCATTAAAACAGAGCCATGAATTTTCAAGGAACGTGAAACCACAAAGAACGCATAGCCACAGATTGACTCGAAGGCAATCGCTGGATTCATATACTACACATTCCTCAATTAGTGGAAATCT ATACCAGGCGGTTTTTGGTTGCCAACTGGATCGACGATCTATGGACCTTGAGTGTGGAAGTAGAAAATTTGGTTCGGTTGATGAAGGGAATCTGTGTAGTAGTGAAGAAAATTGTAGCAGCACCAGAATCATTCAT GACGAAACTCTTCGAATATCATCGAGAAACTACTGTGAGAATCAGAAAGTTGATTTGTGGCCTAAGACGCAGAAACCAAACTACTTTTCATTGCTCAACTGCCAAAGTGTTCCCATCCAGTGCCTGGTTAGCGGAAATGGCATCTCCAGCAATAGCCAGAACATACCAGAAGAAATTGATCCTGATGTCTCAGATGATCTGGGTAAAGCCATCTCCAGATTATGTTGCTCGAATATTCTAAGTGAATGTGAAACTGCTATCCATGTCATAACAAAAGCCTGGTTGAGCTCGCATGGTGGTCACACCATTGAAGCATCAGTATCGAAAGCCCCGGTCATTGAGGGGATGCTTAAAGTTTCATTTGCATCACAAGACGACAAAGTTCTTGAGCTAGTGATCTCATTGATAACAGAAATAGTCGTACGAAATGGGAAGATCAGCCAGATAGTTTTGAGCTCTGACCCACAGCTCAAAATCTTCATAAGGCTTTTGAAACGTTCAAGTGTATTCCTAAAAGCTGCCATTCTGCTTTATCACTTGAAACCGAAGGCAAAACAGATGATATCCCCTGAGTGGGTCCTGCTCATCCTTCGAGTCCTCGAGTTTGGTGACCAACTGCAGACCCTTTTCACCGTATGCTGTGCTCCTAGAGTAGCGGCCTTCTATATGCTAAATCAACTTGTTTTCGGTTTTGACGAGGACAAAAACTTGGAAAATGCAAGATATATGGTCTCACTTGGGGGATTAAATCTTCTTATAAAGCGGATTGATGTAGGAGAATTTCAAGAGAGGACAAATGCTGCAGTTCTCACATCTTGTTGCATCCAAGCTGATGGGACATGTCGAAATTATGTCGCTGAAAATATAAACAAGGCTTCTCTGCTTGAACTGATTGTACTTGAATACCAAAAGAAATCTACTCACGCTTTAAATTTACTAATTGAGTTTCTCTGCCTTAGCAG AAGGTCAGAAATAAACAAGTTCCTGTGTGGAGTAAAAAGTAGATGGGGTGGGCTGAATGCTATGCAAGTCTTGCTGATCTACCTCCAAAGAGCTTCATTGGAAAAACGCCCGCTGTTTGCCATAATTTTACTGCAGCTTGATCTTCTG TTTCTTGCAGGGAGACTGTGGGATGTGCAGTTTATACAGAGAAGAAGCGCTCGAGGCGATCATAGCCGCTTTGGATTGTCAATTAGTCAGTGA